From Xylocopa sonorina isolate GNS202 chromosome 2, iyXylSono1_principal, whole genome shotgun sequence, a single genomic window includes:
- the LOC143432899 gene encoding peptidyl-prolyl cis-trans isomerase NIMA-interacting 4 → MPPKKSTNASKGNKSKEGGSAKEEKKGGNAVKVRHILCEKQSKILEALEKLKAGGKFNEIAATYSEDKARSGGDLGWMTRGSMVGPFQEAAFALPVSSLSSPIYTDPPVKTKFGYHIIMVEGKK, encoded by the exons ATGCCACCAAAGAAAAGTACAAATGCTTCAAAAGGAAACAAATCTAAAGAAGGTGGCAGtgcgaaagaagaaaagaagggtGGAAATGCTGTGAAA GTTAGACATATACTATGTGAAAAACAATCAAAAATtttggaagctttagaaaaaCTAAAGGCTGGAGGAAAATTTAATGAAATTGCTGCCACATATAGCGAGGATAAAGCAAGATCTGGg GGTGATCTTGGATGGATGACTAGAGGATCTATGGTTGGTCCGTTTCAGGAAGCTGCATTTGCATTACCCGTCTCTTCCCTTAGTTCTCCAATTTATACAGACCCACCAGTTAAAACAAAATTTGGTTATCATATTATAATGGTAGAAGGTAAAAAGTAA